One region of Thunnus thynnus chromosome 14, fThuThy2.1, whole genome shotgun sequence genomic DNA includes:
- the ide gene encoding insulin-degrading enzyme isoform X2, whose protein sequence is MFKCINRTAQCTRYLQSAGNGFCLNQDFRLVSSLPFRMTDPAVNRVVGDIIRSPEDKRVYRGLEFTNGLKAMLISDPTTDKSSAALDVHIGSLSDPANISGLAHFCEHMLFLGTQKYPKENEYSQFLSEHAGSSNAFTSGEHTNYYFDVSHEHLQGALDRFAQFFLCPLFDESCKDREVNAVDSEHEKNLMNDAWRLFQLEKATGNPNHPFSKFGTGNKLTLETRPSKDGIDIRQELLKFHSTYYSSNLMGLCVLGRESLDELTSMVVELFGEVENKNVPIPEFPEHPFQEEHLRQFYKVVPIKDIRNLYVTFPIPDLQKYYKSNPGHYLGHLIGHEGPGSLLSELKSKGWVNTLVGGQKEGAKGFMFFIINVDLTEEGLLHVEDIIFHMFQYIQKLRTEGPQAWVFEECKDLNKVAFRFKDKERPRGYTSKVAGLLHYYPLEEVLAAEYLLEDFRPDLIEMVLDKLRPEHVRVAVVSKSFEGQTDKKEEWYGTQYKQEAISEETIKKWENADLNGKFKLPMKNEFIPTNFEIYPLEKDSPSMPTLIKDTAMSKVWFKQDDKFFLPKACLNFEFFSRYLYADPLHCNMTYLLLRLLKDDLKEYTYAARLAGLVYGVASGMNAILLSVKGYNDKQYILLKKIIEKMATFEINEKRFDIIKEAYMRSLNNFRAEQPHQHAMYYLRLLMTEVAWTKDELREALDDVTLPRLKAFIPQLLSRLHIEALLHGNITKESALGMMQMVEDTLIEHAHTKPLLPSQLIRYREVQVPDGGWYVYQQRNEVHNNCGIEIYYQTDMQTTHDNMLLELFCQIISEPCFNTLRTKEQLGYIVFSGPRRANGVQGLRFIIQSEKAPHYLESRVEAFLCTMEKAVEEMSEEAFQKHIQALAIRRLDKPKKLSAECAKYWGEIISQQYNFDRDNIEVAYLKTLTKENIMHFYRERLTVEAPKRHKVSVHVLSREMDSCPIVGEFPAQNDVNLAPAPSLPQPSLVQDMTEFKRSLPLFPLVKPHINFMAAKL, encoded by the exons ATGTTTAAGTGCATTAACCGGACGGCCCAGTGTACGAGATATCTCCAGTCAGCAGGAAACGGTTTCTGTCTAAACCAAGACTTTAG GCTGGTGTCATCCTTGCCATTCAGAATGACCGACCCGGCTGTGAATAGGGTGGTTGGTGACATAATTCGCTCTCCCGAGGACAAACGGGTTTATAGGGGCCTGGAGTTTACCAATGGCTTGAAGGCCATGCTCATCAGTGACCCAACCACAGACAAATCCTCAGCTGCTTTGGACGTGCACATAG GTTCATTATCGGACCCGGCGAACATCTCAGGCCTAGCGCACTTTTGTGAACACATGCTGTTCTTGGGAACACAGAAGTACCCCAAGGAGAATGAGTACAGCCAGTTCCTCAGTGAGCACGCAGGCAGCTCCAATGCTTTTACCAGTGGAGAGCATACCAACTACTACTTTGACGTGTCCCATGAGCACTTGCAAGGAGCACTAGATAG GTTTGCCCAATTCTTCCTGTGCCCACTGTTTGATGAGAGCTGTAAGGACCGGGAGGTTAATGCTGTGGACTCTGAGCATGAGAAGAACCTGATGAATGATGCTTGGAGGCTGTTTCAGTTGGAGAAGGCCACTGGCAACCCTAACCACCCCTTCAGTAAATTTGGAACAG GTAACAAATTGACCCTTGAGACCAGACCATCTAAAGATGGGATTGACATCCGTCAGGAGCTCCTGAAGTTTCACTCCACATACTACTCCTCTAATCTCATGGGACTTTGTGTGTTAGGAAGAG AATCACTAGATGAGTTGACCTCCATGGTGGTCGAGTTATTTGGAGAAGTGGAGAACAAGAACGTGCCTATCCCAGAATTTCCAGAGCACCCCTTTCAGGAGGAACATCTCAGA CAATTCTACAAAGTGGTGCCTATCAAAGACATCAGGAATCTGTATGTGACTTTCCCCATCCCAGACCTACAGAAGTACTACAAGTCAAACCCAGGACATTATCTGGGACATCTGATTGGTCATGAAGGACCCGGAAGTTTGTTATCCGAGCTAAAATCTAAAG GCTGGGTGAACACACTTGTTGGTGGGCAGAAAGAAGGAGCCAAAGGATTCATGTTCTTTATCATCAATGTGGACTTGACAGAGGAGGGCCTCT TACACGTTGAGGACATCATCTTCCACATGTTCCAGTACATTCAGAAACTGCGTACCGAGGGACCTCAGGCGTGGGTGTTTGAGGAGTGCAAG GATTTAAACAAAGTGGCCTTCAGGTTCAAGGACAAGGAGCGACCCCGTGGCTATACTTCCAAAGTGGCTGGTTTACTACAT TACTACCCTCTTGAAGAGGTTCTAGCAGCAGAGTACCTTTTGGAGGACTTCAGGCCAGATCTGATTGAGATGGTGCTGGATAAGCTGAGACCAGAGCATGTCAG AGTTGCAGTGGTGTCAAAGTCATTTGAAgggcaaacagacaaaaaagaagaatgGTATGGCACGCAGTACAAACAGGAGGCCATCTCTGAAGAGACCATCAAG AAATGGGAAAATGCAGACCTCAATGGGAAGTTCAAATTACCAATGAAAAACGAGTTCATCCCTACCAACTTTGAGATCTACCCTCTTGAGAAAGACTCTCCATCCATGCCCACTTTAATCAAG GACACTGCTATGAGCAAGGTGTGGTTCAAGCAGGACGACAAGTTCTTCCTGCCCAAAGCATGCCTGAACTTCGAGTTCTTCAG TCGCTACCTATATGCAGACCCCCTGCACTGCAACATGACCTACTTGTTACTCAGGTTACTGAAGGATGATTTAAAAGAGTATACATATGCAGCCCGCCTGGCAGGGCTGGTGTATGGCGTAGCCTCAGGGATGAATGCCATCCTC CTGTCTGTTAAAGGTTACAATGACAAACAGTACATCCTGTTGAAGAAGATCATTGAGAAGATGGCCACTTTTGAGATCAATGAGAAGCGCTTTGACATCATCAAGGAAGCG tACATGAGGTCTTTGAATAACTTCAGAGCCGAGCAGCCTCACCAGCACGCCATGTACTACCTCCGTCTCCTAATGACCGAGGTTGCTTGGACCAAAGATGAGCTCAGAGAGGCTCTGGATG ATGTAACTCTCCCACGCCTCAAGGCCTTCATACCTCAGCTATTGTCCCGGTTACATATTGAAGCCCTTCTCCATGGCAACATCACCAAGGAG TCTGCTCTTGGCATGATGCAAATGGTGGAGGACACGCTCATTGAGCACGCTCACACAAAGCCCCTCCTCCCAAGCCAACTGATTCGCTACAGAGAGGTGCAGGTTCCAGACG GTGGCTGGTACGTTTACCAGCAGAGGAATGAGGTACACAACAATTGTGGCATTGAGATCTACTACCAGACAGACATGCAGACCACCCACGACAACATGCTGCTGGAGCTGTTCTGTCAGATCATCTCTGAGCCCTGCTTCAACACGCTGAGAACCAAAGAGCAGCTGG GCTACATTGTGTTCAGTGGGCCCCGGCGGGCTAACGGAGTCCAAGGCCTGCGTTTCATCATCCAGTCAGAGAAGGCGCCCCACTACCTGGAGAGCCGTGTAGAGGCTTTCCTGTGTACTATGGAGAAGGCTGTGGAGGAGATGAGCGAGGAAGCCTTCCAGAAACACATCCAGGCTTTGGCCATCCGCCGCCTGGACAAGCCTAAGAAGCTGTCTGCTGAGTGCGCCAAGTACTGGGGAGAGATCATCTCTCAGCAGTATAATTTTGACAGAG ATAACATTGAAGTGGCCTATCTGAAGACtttgacaaaagaaaacataatgCACTTCTACAGA GAACGGCTGACAGTCGAGGCTCCAAAGAGACACAAGGTGTCGGTGCACGTCCTGTCCAGAGAGATGGACTCCT gTCCCATAGTGGGAGAGTTCCCCGCTCAGAATGATGTCAACCTGGCCCCTGCTCCCTCCCTGCCACAG
- the ide gene encoding insulin-degrading enzyme isoform X1, translating into MFKCINRTAQCTRYLQSAGNGFCLNQDFRLVSSLPFRMTDPAVNRVVGDIIRSPEDKRVYRGLEFTNGLKAMLISDPTTDKSSAALDVHIGSLSDPANISGLAHFCEHMLFLGTQKYPKENEYSQFLSEHAGSSNAFTSGEHTNYYFDVSHEHLQGALDRFAQFFLCPLFDESCKDREVNAVDSEHEKNLMNDAWRLFQLEKATGNPNHPFSKFGTGNKLTLETRPSKDGIDIRQELLKFHSTYYSSNLMGLCVLGRESLDELTSMVVELFGEVENKNVPIPEFPEHPFQEEHLRQFYKVVPIKDIRNLYVTFPIPDLQKYYKSNPGHYLGHLIGHEGPGSLLSELKSKGWVNTLVGGQKEGAKGFMFFIINVDLTEEGLLHVEDIIFHMFQYIQKLRTEGPQAWVFEECKDLNKVAFRFKDKERPRGYTSKVAGLLHYYPLEEVLAAEYLLEDFRPDLIEMVLDKLRPEHVRVAVVSKSFEGQTDKKEEWYGTQYKQEAISEETIKKWENADLNGKFKLPMKNEFIPTNFEIYPLEKDSPSMPTLIKDTAMSKVWFKQDDKFFLPKACLNFEFFSPFAYVDPLHCNMAYLYLELLKDSLNEYAYAAELAGLNYDLQNTVYGMYLSVKGYNDKQYILLKKIIEKMATFEINEKRFDIIKEAYMRSLNNFRAEQPHQHAMYYLRLLMTEVAWTKDELREALDDVTLPRLKAFIPQLLSRLHIEALLHGNITKESALGMMQMVEDTLIEHAHTKPLLPSQLIRYREVQVPDGGWYVYQQRNEVHNNCGIEIYYQTDMQTTHDNMLLELFCQIISEPCFNTLRTKEQLGYIVFSGPRRANGVQGLRFIIQSEKAPHYLESRVEAFLCTMEKAVEEMSEEAFQKHIQALAIRRLDKPKKLSAECAKYWGEIISQQYNFDRDNIEVAYLKTLTKENIMHFYRERLTVEAPKRHKVSVHVLSREMDSCPIVGEFPAQNDVNLAPAPSLPQPSLVQDMTEFKRSLPLFPLVKPHINFMAAKL; encoded by the exons ATGTTTAAGTGCATTAACCGGACGGCCCAGTGTACGAGATATCTCCAGTCAGCAGGAAACGGTTTCTGTCTAAACCAAGACTTTAG GCTGGTGTCATCCTTGCCATTCAGAATGACCGACCCGGCTGTGAATAGGGTGGTTGGTGACATAATTCGCTCTCCCGAGGACAAACGGGTTTATAGGGGCCTGGAGTTTACCAATGGCTTGAAGGCCATGCTCATCAGTGACCCAACCACAGACAAATCCTCAGCTGCTTTGGACGTGCACATAG GTTCATTATCGGACCCGGCGAACATCTCAGGCCTAGCGCACTTTTGTGAACACATGCTGTTCTTGGGAACACAGAAGTACCCCAAGGAGAATGAGTACAGCCAGTTCCTCAGTGAGCACGCAGGCAGCTCCAATGCTTTTACCAGTGGAGAGCATACCAACTACTACTTTGACGTGTCCCATGAGCACTTGCAAGGAGCACTAGATAG GTTTGCCCAATTCTTCCTGTGCCCACTGTTTGATGAGAGCTGTAAGGACCGGGAGGTTAATGCTGTGGACTCTGAGCATGAGAAGAACCTGATGAATGATGCTTGGAGGCTGTTTCAGTTGGAGAAGGCCACTGGCAACCCTAACCACCCCTTCAGTAAATTTGGAACAG GTAACAAATTGACCCTTGAGACCAGACCATCTAAAGATGGGATTGACATCCGTCAGGAGCTCCTGAAGTTTCACTCCACATACTACTCCTCTAATCTCATGGGACTTTGTGTGTTAGGAAGAG AATCACTAGATGAGTTGACCTCCATGGTGGTCGAGTTATTTGGAGAAGTGGAGAACAAGAACGTGCCTATCCCAGAATTTCCAGAGCACCCCTTTCAGGAGGAACATCTCAGA CAATTCTACAAAGTGGTGCCTATCAAAGACATCAGGAATCTGTATGTGACTTTCCCCATCCCAGACCTACAGAAGTACTACAAGTCAAACCCAGGACATTATCTGGGACATCTGATTGGTCATGAAGGACCCGGAAGTTTGTTATCCGAGCTAAAATCTAAAG GCTGGGTGAACACACTTGTTGGTGGGCAGAAAGAAGGAGCCAAAGGATTCATGTTCTTTATCATCAATGTGGACTTGACAGAGGAGGGCCTCT TACACGTTGAGGACATCATCTTCCACATGTTCCAGTACATTCAGAAACTGCGTACCGAGGGACCTCAGGCGTGGGTGTTTGAGGAGTGCAAG GATTTAAACAAAGTGGCCTTCAGGTTCAAGGACAAGGAGCGACCCCGTGGCTATACTTCCAAAGTGGCTGGTTTACTACAT TACTACCCTCTTGAAGAGGTTCTAGCAGCAGAGTACCTTTTGGAGGACTTCAGGCCAGATCTGATTGAGATGGTGCTGGATAAGCTGAGACCAGAGCATGTCAG AGTTGCAGTGGTGTCAAAGTCATTTGAAgggcaaacagacaaaaaagaagaatgGTATGGCACGCAGTACAAACAGGAGGCCATCTCTGAAGAGACCATCAAG AAATGGGAAAATGCAGACCTCAATGGGAAGTTCAAATTACCAATGAAAAACGAGTTCATCCCTACCAACTTTGAGATCTACCCTCTTGAGAAAGACTCTCCATCCATGCCCACTTTAATCAAG GACACTGCTATGAGCAAGGTGTGGTTCAAGCAGGACGACAAGTTCTTCCTGCCCAAAGCATGCCTGAACTTCGAGTTCTTCAG CCCGTTTGCGTATGTGGACCCGTTGCATTGTAACATGGCATATTTATACCTGGAGCTCCTCAAGGACTCCCTCAACGAGTATGCATATGCAGCCGAGCTAGCTGGCTTGAACTATGACCTCCAAAATACCGTCTATGGGATGTAT CTGTCTGTTAAAGGTTACAATGACAAACAGTACATCCTGTTGAAGAAGATCATTGAGAAGATGGCCACTTTTGAGATCAATGAGAAGCGCTTTGACATCATCAAGGAAGCG tACATGAGGTCTTTGAATAACTTCAGAGCCGAGCAGCCTCACCAGCACGCCATGTACTACCTCCGTCTCCTAATGACCGAGGTTGCTTGGACCAAAGATGAGCTCAGAGAGGCTCTGGATG ATGTAACTCTCCCACGCCTCAAGGCCTTCATACCTCAGCTATTGTCCCGGTTACATATTGAAGCCCTTCTCCATGGCAACATCACCAAGGAG TCTGCTCTTGGCATGATGCAAATGGTGGAGGACACGCTCATTGAGCACGCTCACACAAAGCCCCTCCTCCCAAGCCAACTGATTCGCTACAGAGAGGTGCAGGTTCCAGACG GTGGCTGGTACGTTTACCAGCAGAGGAATGAGGTACACAACAATTGTGGCATTGAGATCTACTACCAGACAGACATGCAGACCACCCACGACAACATGCTGCTGGAGCTGTTCTGTCAGATCATCTCTGAGCCCTGCTTCAACACGCTGAGAACCAAAGAGCAGCTGG GCTACATTGTGTTCAGTGGGCCCCGGCGGGCTAACGGAGTCCAAGGCCTGCGTTTCATCATCCAGTCAGAGAAGGCGCCCCACTACCTGGAGAGCCGTGTAGAGGCTTTCCTGTGTACTATGGAGAAGGCTGTGGAGGAGATGAGCGAGGAAGCCTTCCAGAAACACATCCAGGCTTTGGCCATCCGCCGCCTGGACAAGCCTAAGAAGCTGTCTGCTGAGTGCGCCAAGTACTGGGGAGAGATCATCTCTCAGCAGTATAATTTTGACAGAG ATAACATTGAAGTGGCCTATCTGAAGACtttgacaaaagaaaacataatgCACTTCTACAGA GAACGGCTGACAGTCGAGGCTCCAAAGAGACACAAGGTGTCGGTGCACGTCCTGTCCAGAGAGATGGACTCCT gTCCCATAGTGGGAGAGTTCCCCGCTCAGAATGATGTCAACCTGGCCCCTGCTCCCTCCCTGCCACAG